The bacterium genome includes a window with the following:
- a CDS encoding RNA polymerase sigma factor: MREDDFKIFYESYAKTLWAYALRLTGDASLADDIVQESFIRLLHRDIDSLTDAQRKSYLFQTATNLFRDHLRKTKRTVAWDDVDENVFMKTAVYGEAVDFTTAFDQLPPQQRALLWMAYAEDYTHEEIARALELKPSSVKVLLFRAKKQLTDVLTRLGITKENRHD, translated from the coding sequence ATGCGAGAAGATGATTTTAAAATATTTTACGAATCCTACGCAAAGACGTTATGGGCTTATGCATTGCGCCTGACCGGTGATGCATCGTTGGCAGACGATATTGTGCAAGAGAGCTTTATTCGTCTGTTGCATCGCGATATAGATTCACTTACGGACGCGCAACGCAAATCCTATCTGTTTCAAACGGCGACTAATCTATTCAGGGACCACTTGCGTAAAACCAAAAGAACAGTGGCATGGGACGACGTAGATGAGAATGTGTTCATGAAGACGGCTGTGTACGGAGAAGCCGTGGATTTTACCACTGCGTTTGATCAATTACCGCCGCAACAACGCGCACTTTTGTGGATGGCGTATGCCGAAGATTATACCCATGAAGAAATTGCACGTGCTTTGGAATTAAAACCATCCAGCGTAAAAGTATTACTTTTCAGAGCGAAAAAACAATTGACAGACGTACTCACCCGTTTAGGAATAACAAAGGAAAACCGGCATGACTAA
- the udk gene encoding uridine kinase — protein MSKKHILIGVAGGTASGKTSVSKKIFETLGGHNQVVIIAQDSYYKDLSQIPHQERAGHNFDHPDAFDNHLLVDHLKQALRGETIRIPNYDHKTHARTSEVTALEPHKVILLEGILILENPELRDLMDIKVYIDTDADVRLIRRLQRDIRERARTIDSVIEQYEKFVRPMHLQFVEPSKRYADIIIPHGVENVVGVDILMTKIRTLLNEIQ, from the coding sequence ATGTCCAAAAAACACATCTTGATCGGCGTCGCCGGAGGAACTGCTTCCGGTAAAACATCCGTATCCAAAAAAATCTTTGAAACCCTTGGCGGTCATAATCAAGTAGTCATCATCGCTCAGGATTCGTATTACAAAGATTTATCGCAAATCCCGCATCAGGAACGCGCCGGTCATAATTTTGATCATCCCGACGCTTTCGATAATCATTTGTTAGTTGATCATCTTAAACAAGCGCTGCGCGGGGAAACCATTCGCATTCCCAACTACGATCATAAGACCCATGCACGCACTTCGGAAGTGACAGCTCTCGAACCGCACAAAGTGATCCTACTGGAAGGTATTCTGATTTTAGAAAACCCCGAATTACGCGATCTGATGGATATCAAAGTCTATATTGATACCGACGCGGATGTTAGGCTGATTCGCCGTTTGCAGAGAGATATACGTGAGCGTGCACGTACGATTGATTCCGTCATCGAGCAGTATGAAAAATTTGTGCGCCCCATGCACTTACAATTTGTCGAACCCTCCAAACGCTATGCCGATATTATCATCCCGCACGGTGTAGAAAATGTCGTCGGCGTGGATATTCTGATGACTAAAATCCGCACGCTGCTAAACGAAATCCAATAA
- the xdhB gene encoding xanthine dehydrogenase molybdopterin binding subunit: protein MHSSIPHDSAAKHVSGRSVYIDDIPEPPQMLHGHVVYSAHAHARITHIELEDARASAGIHAVLTWRDIPGHNQMGPVVHDEPCLAEHETTCIGQAIVLIAGDSPEACFQAAKKIKIEYEPLEVITDLPTAIQKNALLGPARKIRRGKPDEYLQNAAYRLNGSLFTGAQEHWYLETQTCLAVPGEGDEINLYSSTQHPSETQAIVSEVLGIAKHDVVVEVRRMGGGFGGKETQGNHTAAWAALLARSTGRHVKIRLFRDDDQIMTGKRHPFLSHYEVGFDDHGKITALKIELNADAGAATDLSFAILERAMLHSDNAYFIPHIEIIGNAWKTNLPSNTAFRGFGGPQGMAVIENIIDQIARSLQKDAAEVRQINFYGTNENQTTPYGQVIEQNRLPVIFEQLMNTSDYWERRRAIHLFNTENEFQKKGIALTPVKFGISFTTSFLNQAGALVHIYKDGSVLVNHGGTEMGQGLHTKIAQIAAKELGVPLTRIKVNATNTSKVPNTSATAASAGTDLNGMAVKNAIDQLKLRLMRVAADYFNERALEVRSSPDDIVFEDDTVYDMRYPKRLIKFDELMPIAVMKQVSLSATGYYRTPGIFFDREKGEGRPFHYFAYGMCITEVLVDTLTGGYSFLRSDILHDVGESINPAIDIGQIEGGYIQGLGWCTTEEIKHDAAGRLLTHSPDTYKIPGVQDIPKDFRVALLQNAPNANTIHSSKAVAEPPFMLGLSGWLAIKDAVSAVSHHRYEPEFTLPATNEAVLTAIEKLKSKIKPQ from the coding sequence ATGCACTCCTCCATCCCTCATGACAGCGCGGCCAAACATGTGTCCGGCCGTTCGGTTTATATTGACGACATCCCGGAGCCGCCGCAAATGCTGCACGGTCACGTGGTGTATAGTGCTCATGCACACGCACGCATCACGCATATCGAACTTGAAGATGCACGCGCTTCCGCGGGAATCCATGCCGTGCTGACCTGGCGCGATATACCCGGCCACAACCAAATGGGGCCCGTTGTACATGATGAACCGTGCCTCGCAGAACACGAAACGACCTGTATCGGCCAGGCTATCGTACTGATTGCGGGTGACTCACCCGAAGCATGCTTTCAGGCGGCGAAAAAAATAAAAATCGAATATGAGCCTCTGGAAGTGATTACCGATTTGCCGACCGCGATTCAAAAAAATGCACTGCTCGGACCGGCGCGAAAAATCCGTCGCGGCAAACCCGATGAGTACTTGCAAAACGCAGCGTATCGGCTTAACGGGTCGCTGTTTACCGGAGCGCAGGAACACTGGTATTTAGAAACACAGACCTGTCTTGCGGTACCGGGCGAAGGCGATGAAATCAATCTCTACAGTTCCACACAACATCCTTCCGAAACGCAAGCGATTGTCTCCGAAGTTTTAGGCATTGCCAAACATGACGTCGTCGTCGAAGTGCGGCGTATGGGCGGCGGTTTCGGCGGTAAAGAAACGCAAGGCAACCACACGGCTGCGTGGGCGGCTTTGCTGGCCCGGTCCACCGGACGCCATGTAAAAATTCGACTATTTCGTGATGACGATCAGATCATGACGGGAAAACGTCACCCGTTTTTATCGCATTATGAAGTCGGATTTGATGACCACGGAAAAATCACGGCTCTAAAGATCGAACTGAATGCCGACGCCGGCGCTGCTACGGATTTATCTTTTGCGATTTTAGAACGTGCGATGTTGCACAGTGACAATGCTTATTTCATCCCGCATATCGAGATCATCGGCAACGCATGGAAAACCAATCTTCCATCCAACACAGCATTTCGCGGATTCGGCGGCCCGCAAGGTATGGCCGTTATCGAAAACATCATTGACCAGATAGCACGAAGCCTGCAAAAAGATGCCGCAGAAGTCCGTCAAATTAATTTTTACGGAACGAACGAAAATCAGACGACGCCTTACGGGCAAGTGATCGAACAAAATCGTTTGCCGGTCATCTTTGAACAACTTATGAATACTTCCGATTATTGGGAGCGCCGCCGCGCCATTCACCTGTTTAACACCGAGAATGAATTTCAGAAAAAAGGGATAGCCCTCACGCCGGTAAAATTCGGTATTTCATTTACGACTTCTTTTCTCAATCAAGCCGGCGCACTGGTTCATATCTACAAAGACGGCAGCGTACTCGTCAACCACGGTGGCACGGAAATGGGTCAGGGACTCCACACGAAAATTGCTCAAATTGCTGCCAAAGAACTCGGCGTGCCTCTCACCCGCATCAAAGTCAATGCGACCAATACATCTAAAGTTCCGAATACATCCGCCACAGCGGCTTCGGCCGGAACGGATCTCAACGGCATGGCCGTCAAAAATGCGATTGATCAATTAAAATTGCGATTGATGCGTGTCGCCGCGGATTATTTTAATGAGCGGGCTCTCGAAGTGCGCTCATCGCCGGATGATATCGTATTTGAGGATGATACGGTTTATGATATGCGTTATCCAAAGCGTCTTATAAAATTTGACGAACTGATGCCGATCGCGGTTATGAAACAGGTCAGCCTCAGTGCTACAGGTTATTATCGTACACCGGGAATATTTTTTGACAGAGAAAAAGGCGAAGGACGACCTTTTCATTATTTTGCTTACGGTATGTGCATTACTGAAGTGTTGGTTGACACGCTCACCGGCGGGTATTCATTTTTACGCTCGGATATATTGCACGATGTCGGCGAATCCATCAATCCTGCGATCGACATAGGCCAGATCGAAGGCGGCTATATTCAAGGCCTCGGTTGGTGTACCACCGAAGAAATAAAACACGACGCGGCGGGTCGTTTACTCACCCATTCGCCCGATACGTACAAAATCCCCGGCGTGCAGGATATTCCCAAAGATTTTCGCGTTGCACTTTTACAAAACGCACCCAACGCCAATACGATACATTCCAGTAAAGCCGTCGCCGAACCGCCTTTTATGCTAGGTCTTTCAGGCTGGCTCGCGATCAAAGATGCCGTGTCGGCCGTAAGCCATCATCGCTACGAGCCGGAATTTACATTACCGGCTACGAATGAAGCCGTATTAACAGCCATCGAAAAATTGAAATCCAAAATAAAACCACAGTAA
- a CDS encoding caspase family protein — MKHSFQSAVVFFGLFIAFVPYIKAQNATFEMVIQSTHTGEVASVDFAPDGKTFITASHDRTVRLWSRDGRLMRIFTAEEPVWSARFSPDGKHIIAAGSGKQIYLWNVLGKLVNTFETDQGPVTSIQFAPDGLRFAFGNHNAVVLGNIDGTFENALEGHRGMVLGVAFSSDGLLIASCSEDQSVRIWNCFGDSVGIIRKFSAKVTNVLFSPDGTSLFTSGFDPFIREWSLEGKLIRTYSGHSDNIYALDISNDGKFLLSGSYDRTMRIWDRDGKTLRKFERLHREAISDVCFSPDGMEIASASFDKSAALWKSDGTLQQVIGTTYQPGEGGHWVQSIAWTPDREHFITAHWDQRIVVWNTTGGIYARIQTPSKIVMAMDVSPNGALFAVGTGDGFVHVYSLEGRLLATFNAQSPIDCITFTPDGERILSGGFDRRVSVWNIKTKIRERTFGPIKDRVNSISVAPDGHSIITGSNFGEVKLWHSNGTLQKTLTGHGDYGMIVSVRFSPDGKYFAALNVNDNKNLIVRDRAGNTVFEIPTDHGKNFGAVAFSPDGKFLAYTVNDKIELCRMDGAPVKTFTGHVGYVNTLAFSPDGKHLLSGGDDGTSRLWHVGLMENAVFMSDDHEWIMFTPEGLFDASTGGGRFVAMINSMHAYGVDQFATANNRPDLILERLAIGSDELRQHYAACYRKRLPSDAGTNPTTTAPTVVIRESRQNNITVHMELIFASEQSSLRSYQIYVNNVPLFGVHGKPINGHHVIASDSVLLISGTNKIEVSCRDERGIESLRAWQQVTSPVQSPSHIYFLGFGVSQYRDSMLNLRYADKDVRDLAAMFSSLPSAQSTHVHTFLNDRVTRNQLRSAAEFLQSAGPNDVVIMFIAGHGMYSAGTDATYYYLPYEADREHLESSSIPFEEFENLLHGIAPRRKLFFMDTCESGEAEDEGGTLSAQNNIPARSRAVRGFRTPGKKRRYLYQKDRYIYNNLSRRSGAIVFSSSLGGEYSYERDDFANGLFTEALMQAFNGAADTNRDSFIDTQELRRYLRETVASWSGDQQHPTVDRDNIFQTVKLPVLRKRP; from the coding sequence TTGAAACACAGTTTCCAGAGTGCCGTAGTTTTTTTTGGGTTATTCATCGCTTTCGTTCCTTATATAAAGGCACAGAATGCAACGTTTGAAATGGTTATTCAGAGTACGCATACCGGTGAAGTCGCGTCGGTGGATTTTGCTCCGGACGGCAAAACTTTCATCACCGCCTCGCATGATCGCACGGTACGCCTGTGGAGTCGCGACGGACGCTTGATGCGTATCTTCACGGCTGAAGAGCCGGTATGGTCAGCACGTTTTTCACCCGACGGAAAACATATCATCGCGGCCGGCAGCGGTAAACAAATCTATTTGTGGAATGTACTCGGAAAACTGGTCAACACATTTGAAACGGATCAAGGCCCGGTCACGTCAATTCAATTTGCACCGGACGGGCTTCGGTTTGCCTTCGGCAATCACAATGCCGTTGTTTTGGGAAATATTGACGGCACGTTCGAAAACGCTTTGGAAGGCCATCGCGGCATGGTACTTGGCGTTGCTTTTTCATCCGACGGGCTTTTGATCGCCAGTTGCAGTGAAGATCAATCCGTTCGTATATGGAACTGTTTCGGTGACAGCGTAGGTATAATCCGAAAATTTTCTGCAAAAGTGACCAATGTGCTTTTTTCACCCGACGGGACTTCCCTTTTCACTTCCGGATTTGATCCGTTTATCCGCGAATGGTCGCTCGAAGGAAAACTGATTCGCACCTACAGCGGCCACAGCGATAACATATATGCACTTGATATTTCGAACGACGGAAAATTTCTTTTATCCGGCAGCTATGATCGTACCATGCGCATCTGGGATCGTGACGGAAAGACATTACGCAAATTTGAACGCCTTCATCGTGAAGCCATTTCCGATGTATGTTTTTCGCCGGACGGCATGGAAATCGCCAGCGCAAGTTTCGACAAATCGGCAGCGCTTTGGAAATCGGACGGCACTCTCCAGCAGGTTATCGGTACGACATACCAACCGGGCGAAGGCGGTCATTGGGTACAAAGTATCGCTTGGACGCCCGATCGTGAACATTTTATAACCGCCCATTGGGATCAACGTATTGTCGTGTGGAATACTACAGGTGGCATTTATGCACGTATCCAGACACCATCCAAGATCGTCATGGCGATGGATGTTTCACCCAACGGCGCGTTATTCGCTGTAGGAACCGGTGACGGGTTTGTACATGTATACTCTTTGGAAGGTCGTTTGTTGGCAACTTTCAACGCACAATCTCCGATTGATTGCATTACCTTCACGCCCGACGGCGAACGCATTCTTTCAGGCGGGTTTGATCGCCGCGTTTCGGTTTGGAATATCAAAACCAAAATCCGTGAGCGCACGTTCGGCCCGATCAAAGATCGCGTCAACTCGATCAGCGTAGCGCCCGACGGCCACAGCATAATAACAGGCAGCAATTTCGGTGAAGTAAAACTTTGGCATAGTAACGGAACATTACAAAAAACACTCACCGGGCATGGTGATTACGGCATGATCGTCAGTGTTCGTTTTTCGCCGGACGGAAAGTATTTTGCCGCTCTTAATGTCAATGATAACAAAAATCTTATTGTACGCGATCGTGCTGGCAATACTGTTTTCGAAATCCCAACTGATCACGGTAAAAATTTTGGTGCCGTTGCATTTTCGCCGGACGGAAAATTCTTAGCCTATACCGTCAACGATAAAATAGAATTGTGCCGGATGGATGGTGCGCCGGTTAAGACTTTTACCGGTCACGTCGGATACGTCAACACGCTCGCTTTTTCACCGGATGGCAAACATCTCCTTAGCGGCGGCGATGACGGTACTTCGCGTCTTTGGCATGTGGGCCTCATGGAAAACGCCGTTTTTATGTCCGATGATCACGAATGGATCATGTTCACTCCCGAAGGTTTATTTGACGCTTCGACCGGTGGCGGCCGATTTGTCGCAATGATCAACTCCATGCACGCTTATGGTGTAGATCAATTTGCCACAGCGAATAACAGACCGGACTTGATTCTCGAACGTTTGGCGATCGGCAGTGACGAGCTACGCCAACATTACGCGGCGTGCTATCGGAAACGATTACCATCCGACGCCGGAACCAACCCCACAACTACCGCACCAACCGTAGTGATCCGTGAAAGCCGTCAAAATAATATAACCGTTCATATGGAGTTGATATTCGCCTCGGAGCAAAGTTCGCTTCGATCCTATCAAATCTATGTCAATAACGTACCCCTGTTTGGTGTGCATGGAAAACCGATCAACGGGCATCACGTAATCGCCAGCGATTCTGTTTTATTGATATCCGGTACGAACAAAATCGAAGTGTCGTGCCGTGATGAACGAGGTATTGAATCGTTGCGCGCGTGGCAACAGGTTACGTCGCCCGTGCAATCGCCGTCACATATTTATTTTCTCGGATTTGGTGTTTCGCAATACCGTGACTCCATGCTGAATCTTCGTTACGCGGACAAGGATGTACGCGATCTGGCCGCGATGTTTTCATCTTTACCATCCGCACAAAGTACGCACGTGCATACGTTTCTCAACGACCGTGTTACGCGAAACCAATTACGATCGGCGGCCGAATTTCTACAATCGGCAGGTCCTAATGATGTCGTCATCATGTTTATTGCGGGTCACGGCATGTATTCCGCCGGGACGGATGCCACGTATTATTATCTCCCCTATGAAGCCGATCGCGAACATTTGGAATCATCATCCATTCCGTTTGAAGAGTTTGAAAATCTGCTGCACGGTATAGCGCCCCGTCGCAAATTATTTTTTATGGATACGTGCGAATCAGGCGAGGCAGAAGACGAAGGCGGTACGTTGTCGGCTCAAAATAATATCCCGGCACGTTCGCGGGCAGTGCGCGGTTTTCGCACACCCGGGAAAAAACGGCGTTACCTGTATCAAAAAGATCGTTACATATACAACAATCTTTCGCGGCGTTCCGGTGCGATCGTGTTTTCCTCATCTCTCGGTGGCGAGTATTCGTATGAACGCGATGATTTTGCCAACGGTCTTTTTACAGAAGCTTTGATGCAGGCGTTTAACGGTGCCGCGGATACCAATCGGGATTCATTTATAGATACGCAGGAGTTACGCCGGTATCTCCGCGAAACGGTCGCATCATGGTCCGGCGATCAGCAGCACCCGACCGTTGATCGTGATAACATTTTTCAAACCGTCAAACTTCCCGTACTCCGGAAACGCCCGTGA
- a CDS encoding DHCW motif cupin fold protein, translating into MRIENAPFQVFDLSNTSPVTHQGETGQALWQTVSHGNVRMRIVTYSPGYLADHWCEKGHAVFVLEGAFVSELQDGRRFELTQGMSYIVADHAEPHRSYSASGVKLLIVD; encoded by the coding sequence ATGCGTATTGAAAACGCACCATTTCAGGTTTTTGATTTATCCAATACATCGCCGGTGACGCATCAAGGCGAAACCGGCCAAGCGTTGTGGCAAACCGTTTCGCACGGTAATGTACGCATGCGTATCGTGACGTATTCACCCGGTTATCTCGCCGATCATTGGTGTGAAAAAGGCCATGCCGTGTTTGTGCTGGAAGGCGCTTTTGTATCCGAACTGCAAGACGGGCGCCGATTTGAACTCACGCAAGGCATGAGTTATATCGTAGCCGATCATGCCGAACCGCACCGCTCGTATTCCGCATCGGGCGTCAAACTCCTCATTGTTGATTAA
- the xdhA gene encoding xanthine dehydrogenase small subunit has protein sequence MKNTISFLLDGRHESITFGPDCPYTPITTVLQYLRSLPDRKGTKEGCAEGDCGACTVVIGETAQAGTVRYTAVDSCLIFLPMLHGKQLLTVESLTRDEKHLHPVQHALVEKHGTQCGFCTPGFVMSMFALYKNHPNPTRETINDALTGNLCRCTGYRPIVEAAATACVNERHDALSENESRHYDQLSTIIHGTIAIHTVHHRYVKPATLSEALLYLAEHPEALIISGATDITLRVTKKHESLTSILDLSDVPELKNVSESGDKLILGAGLSLNQVRDIVKTSHPALYDILQVFGSLQIRHLATLGGNLGSASPIGDTLPVLLAYQAKILLESVHGQRRVDMDAFITGYRTTVRKADEIITAVKLPKVQPGTIVRSYKVSKRKDLDISTVSAAFRLERSNDGAIRKIIMAYGGMAEKTKRAERTEAFLTGKPWTRAAIESAMPLIDLEFRPISDARSGAEFRRTVARNLLLKFWSETNLMC, from the coding sequence ATGAAAAACACGATTTCTTTTTTACTCGACGGTCGGCACGAATCTATTACGTTCGGACCGGACTGTCCTTATACACCGATCACGACGGTCCTGCAGTACCTGCGCAGTTTGCCGGATCGCAAAGGCACCAAAGAAGGTTGCGCGGAAGGCGACTGCGGCGCATGTACGGTGGTCATCGGCGAAACCGCACAAGCCGGCACGGTACGCTACACCGCCGTGGACAGTTGTTTGATATTTTTACCGATGCTCCATGGTAAACAGCTTCTGACCGTAGAAAGCCTCACACGCGATGAAAAACATCTTCACCCCGTGCAACATGCGTTGGTCGAAAAACACGGAACGCAATGCGGTTTTTGTACGCCGGGTTTCGTCATGTCCATGTTCGCACTGTATAAAAATCATCCCAACCCCACGCGCGAAACCATCAACGATGCGCTGACCGGTAATCTCTGTCGCTGCACGGGTTACCGTCCGATCGTCGAAGCGGCGGCCACAGCCTGTGTGAATGAAAGGCACGACGCGCTGAGCGAAAACGAATCGCGCCACTACGATCAGCTTTCGACGATCATACACGGGACGATTGCGATTCACACAGTGCACCATCGCTATGTCAAACCCGCCACTCTCAGTGAGGCCTTACTTTACCTTGCCGAACACCCGGAAGCCCTGATCATCAGCGGCGCCACCGACATCACACTGCGTGTGACTAAAAAGCACGAATCGCTTACTTCTATTCTCGACCTCTCCGATGTACCGGAACTCAAAAATGTATCGGAATCGGGCGACAAATTGATCCTCGGTGCCGGACTTTCGCTCAACCAAGTGCGAGACATCGTAAAAACTTCACACCCTGCGCTGTATGACATACTCCAAGTATTCGGCTCGCTGCAAATACGTCATCTCGCCACGCTCGGCGGAAATCTCGGAAGCGCTTCGCCCATCGGGGATACGTTGCCCGTATTATTGGCGTATCAAGCCAAAATTCTATTGGAAAGCGTACACGGTCAACGCCGCGTGGATATGGATGCATTTATCACCGGTTACCGTACGACCGTTCGTAAAGCCGATGAAATCATCACGGCTGTAAAACTTCCCAAAGTCCAACCCGGTACGATTGTACGTTCATACAAGGTATCTAAGCGCAAAGACCTTGACATATCCACCGTCAGCGCGGCATTTCGGCTTGAGCGTAGCAACGACGGTGCCATCCGAAAAATCATTATGGCTTATGGCGGCATGGCTGAAAAAACCAAACGTGCCGAACGCACCGAAGCTTTCCTCACCGGCAAACCTTGGACACGCGCTGCCATCGAATCTGCAATGCCCCTCATTGACTTGGAATTTCGTCCCATATCCGATGCGCGCTCCGGTGCCGAATTTAGACGCACGGTGGCCCGCAATCTCCTGTTGAAATTTTGGAGTGAGACGAATTTAATGTGTTAA
- a CDS encoding DMT family protein, whose translation MDTIILLTISNIFMTFAWYGHLKYKDSPLWIAILISWGIAFVEYCFQVPANRWGHGRFNAAELKTIQEVITLTVFCVFSVLYLKEELKWNYLVGFALMIAAVFFIFKKW comes from the coding sequence ATGGACACGATCATACTCCTGACGATTTCCAATATCTTTATGACTTTTGCATGGTACGGCCATCTGAAGTATAAAGATTCGCCGTTGTGGATTGCCATTCTCATAAGCTGGGGTATCGCGTTTGTGGAATATTGCTTTCAAGTGCCGGCCAATCGCTGGGGTCACGGACGATTTAATGCCGCAGAACTCAAAACCATTCAGGAAGTCATCACGCTTACCGTATTTTGTGTGTTTTCCGTATTGTACCTCAAAGAAGAATTAAAATGGAATTACCTCGTGGGCTTCGCTCTGATGATCGCTGCTGTTTTTTTCATATTCAAAAAGTGGTAG